From a single Cytophagales bacterium WSM2-2 genomic region:
- a CDS encoding ABC transporter permease produces MILTHIKFFVRVFLKDKFFSVLNILGLALGIAVGILLLLILQHDLRFDKHYAGYDRIYRLGGHLQATGVDVQVARSARELGYILKSELPEVQKVTRANNWDHTLVKREKKGEEVAQYEEDVVRTDSTYFHVFKHEFISGDEKTCLNLLSSVVITESTAKRYFGKDDPLNQELLIDGDTWKVTAVIKDLPKNTHLKFDFLLSGLSKSRGWTADQGQIKSEAFWNPDVYTYLVMPANYDPQNFETKFSPIFTKYFKSFGDQVGGKYTPILQPLADIHFHSKLVADEPVGNLSYLYAFTGIGAFIILLACINYMNLSTAKSVKRAGEIAMKKTLGSSRRFLVLSFLGESVFLSLVSLLLAVTFVFIVLRATSFNSLIGKDLSPDFMNNPLLLLGSLAVALGIGVLSGLYPAFYLPSVPTLSALKGSFKNKESGKLLRKALITTQFTISIFVVVCTFLMRDQIDYVRNIDLGFNKENVLILPVQDTLVQNQLTAIKNEFLKNPKITSTTTSYNVPGMGVGGPVMWAEGEGGMKQQAFKIMTVADDYFKTMNIEIVKGRGFQPGPKIDVENTFMCNQAAAKLMGWGDDPVGKKVKWFHGKEDGRVIGMVKDFNFNSLHNTIEPLLIVKSQKDGGFLYLKVAGDRLPETMTYIREKWSGFDPNHPFEYFFLDQRFNEQYKADETQYKLLSGLSSICIFVSLLGLLGLSAFTAAQRTKEIGIRKVHGATIPHIIYLLFKDIMYLVLIAAVLVIPAAWYVIQQWLGNFAYKTELNYFTFALVGFLAMVFAFFTVAFHSLKTARTNPVKSLKYE; encoded by the coding sequence ATGATCCTCACCCACATCAAGTTTTTTGTGCGCGTCTTCCTGAAGGACAAGTTTTTCTCAGTACTTAATATCCTCGGCCTGGCATTGGGCATTGCTGTGGGTATTTTGCTTTTGCTTATTCTTCAGCATGACCTCAGGTTCGATAAACATTATGCCGGTTACGATCGAATCTATCGCCTGGGCGGCCACTTGCAAGCCACTGGCGTTGACGTCCAGGTAGCGCGGAGCGCCCGCGAGTTGGGCTATATCCTGAAATCAGAACTACCCGAAGTGCAGAAGGTAACGCGTGCCAATAACTGGGACCATACGCTCGTGAAGCGGGAGAAAAAAGGAGAAGAGGTAGCGCAATACGAAGAGGATGTAGTACGCACTGATTCAACTTACTTTCACGTATTCAAGCATGAGTTTATTTCAGGCGATGAAAAAACATGCCTGAACCTTCTCAGTTCAGTTGTAATTACAGAGTCTACCGCGAAGCGTTATTTCGGAAAAGATGATCCATTGAACCAGGAATTGCTGATCGATGGTGACACCTGGAAAGTAACGGCTGTTATCAAAGACCTTCCCAAGAACACGCACCTGAAATTTGATTTCCTTCTATCAGGATTGAGCAAGAGTCGCGGATGGACGGCTGACCAGGGCCAAATCAAATCGGAAGCATTTTGGAACCCGGATGTGTATACCTATCTGGTAATGCCAGCGAACTACGACCCGCAAAATTTTGAAACGAAGTTCTCCCCGATCTTCACCAAGTATTTCAAATCCTTTGGCGACCAGGTAGGTGGGAAATACACACCCATCCTTCAGCCACTCGCTGATATTCACTTTCACTCCAAACTTGTCGCAGATGAGCCGGTAGGTAATCTTTCTTATCTCTATGCCTTCACAGGCATTGGTGCATTTATTATTCTGTTAGCCTGTATCAACTATATGAATTTGTCCACGGCCAAGTCGGTAAAACGGGCGGGAGAGATCGCGATGAAGAAAACACTGGGTTCGAGCAGGAGATTCCTTGTGCTTTCGTTTTTGGGTGAGTCCGTTTTTCTTTCGTTGGTTTCTTTACTCCTGGCGGTCACCTTTGTATTTATCGTATTGAGGGCGACTTCATTTAATTCGCTCATAGGCAAAGATCTGTCGCCGGATTTCATGAACAACCCGTTGCTGCTGCTCGGTTCGCTTGCAGTGGCATTAGGTATCGGTGTGTTGTCCGGTTTATATCCTGCTTTCTATTTACCAAGTGTGCCGACACTGAGTGCACTCAAAGGCAGTTTCAAGAATAAGGAGTCCGGCAAGCTCTTACGCAAAGCATTAATCACTACGCAATTCACCATTTCTATTTTCGTGGTCGTGTGTACTTTCCTGATGCGTGACCAGATTGACTACGTTCGCAATATTGATCTGGGCTTCAATAAAGAAAATGTGCTGATCCTGCCTGTTCAGGACACGCTGGTTCAAAATCAATTGACTGCGATCAAGAATGAATTCCTGAAAAATCCGAAGATCACCTCTACTACTACTTCTTACAACGTTCCTGGGATGGGCGTAGGCGGTCCTGTGATGTGGGCGGAAGGGGAGGGAGGAATGAAGCAACAGGCCTTCAAAATAATGACTGTAGCAGATGATTACTTCAAGACGATGAACATTGAGATTGTGAAGGGTCGTGGCTTCCAGCCCGGACCCAAGATTGATGTGGAGAATACTTTTATGTGTAACCAGGCAGCAGCCAAACTGATGGGCTGGGGCGATGACCCGGTAGGGAAAAAAGTAAAATGGTTTCATGGAAAAGAAGATGGTCGTGTGATCGGTATGGTAAAGGATTTTAATTTCAACTCTTTGCACAATACTATTGAGCCACTACTGATCGTCAAATCACAAAAGGATGGAGGCTTCCTTTACCTGAAAGTAGCGGGAGACCGTCTTCCGGAGACGATGACCTACATTCGTGAGAAGTGGAGCGGCTTTGATCCGAACCATCCGTTTGAATATTTCTTTTTAGACCAACGGTTCAATGAGCAATACAAAGCAGATGAAACTCAATACAAATTGCTCTCCGGTCTTTCTTCCATCTGCATTTTTGTTTCACTGTTAGGTTTGCTGGGACTCTCGGCCTTCACGGCCGCTCAGCGCACCAAAGAAATAGGCATTCGCAAAGTGCATGGCGCCACCATTCCGCATATTATTTACCTGCTGTTCAAAGACATCATGTACCTGGTGCTGATCGCTGCCGTACTTGTAATACCGGCTGCGTGGTATGTGATTCAGCAATGGCTCGGCAACTTCGCTTACAAAACGGAACTAAATTATTTCACTTTTGCCCTGGTGGGTTTCCTGGCCATGGTGTTTGCATTCTTCACGGTGGCCTTCCATTCGTTGAAAACTGCACGCACTAATCCGGTGAAGTCGCTGAAGTACGAGTAG
- a CDS encoding acetyltransferase, whose amino-acid sequence MIDIRQSTPEDKDQVGEILLSIVRKGDSLAYPPTSSKQELVDYWFASGKRTYTAVSEGKIVGTFFMQDNQPGLGSHIVNAGYATLPNNYGKGVGRAMGLFSLDEARRLGYKAMQFNIVVKTNERAVRLWQDIGFKIIGEIPDAFQHSTLGLVNAYIMYQKL is encoded by the coding sequence ATGATAGACATCCGCCAGTCCACCCCTGAAGACAAAGACCAAGTTGGAGAGATACTGTTGTCCATTGTTAGAAAAGGAGATTCACTCGCCTATCCACCCACTTCGTCCAAACAGGAATTGGTTGACTACTGGTTTGCTTCTGGTAAGCGCACCTACACTGCGGTGTCTGAAGGTAAAATAGTCGGGACGTTTTTTATGCAAGACAATCAGCCGGGTCTTGGGTCGCATATTGTCAATGCGGGTTATGCCACGTTGCCCAACAATTACGGAAAAGGCGTAGGTCGCGCTATGGGGCTTTTTTCACTTGACGAAGCGCGAAGGTTGGGCTACAAAGCCATGCAGTTCAATATTGTTGTCAAGACCAACGAACGTGCTGTTCGGCTGTGGCAGGACATCGGTTTTAAAATTATCGGTGAAATACCTGATGCGTTTCAACACAGCACTCTTGGTTTGGTTAACGCTTACATCATGTATCAGAAACTGTGA
- a CDS encoding fatty acid desaturase encodes MNKFTEKVFFILTWIFQGANYLSPFGYGVMHRMHHAFADTENDPHSPKYDETIWNMMWKTKTIYSAIANGKMVPEKRFTEGVPRWDSFDKIARSWPSRLFWGALYVAFYWSFATAWWLWLLLPLQFLMSPIHGAIINWFAHKYGYRNYEVGDTSRNFLPVDFLMMGESYHNNHHKNGARANFGGIRWHEIDPTYQVIRVLNKLGIIQIVKNKEISMERVQKAA; translated from the coding sequence ATGAATAAATTCACGGAGAAGGTGTTTTTTATACTTACCTGGATATTTCAGGGCGCGAATTACCTGAGCCCTTTCGGCTACGGTGTTATGCACCGCATGCATCACGCATTCGCGGATACGGAAAACGACCCGCATTCTCCCAAGTATGATGAGACCATCTGGAATATGATGTGGAAGACCAAGACGATTTATTCGGCTATTGCCAATGGCAAGATGGTTCCTGAAAAACGTTTCACAGAAGGTGTGCCTCGCTGGGATTCTTTTGATAAAATTGCTCGCTCGTGGCCTTCACGCCTGTTCTGGGGTGCGCTTTATGTCGCTTTCTACTGGAGCTTTGCAACAGCCTGGTGGCTGTGGTTATTGTTGCCTTTGCAATTCCTGATGAGCCCTATTCATGGCGCTATCATTAACTGGTTTGCCCACAAGTACGGCTATCGCAATTACGAAGTAGGAGACACTTCAAGGAATTTCCTGCCGGTTGACTTCCTGATGATGGGTGAAAGCTATCACAACAATCACCACAAGAACGGGGCACGTGCCAACTTCGGTGGCATTCGCTGGCATGAAATCGACCCGACCTATCAAGTGATTCGGGTGCTGAACAAGCTTGGGATTATTCAGATAGTGAAGAACAAAGAGATTAGTATGGAGCGCGTACAAAAAGCGGCTTAA
- the mauG gene encoding cytochrome-c peroxidase: protein MRAVLCFLLIAASVAACREHVASADERIAEFQLETLPEVIHPADNPVTPSKRLLGKLLFYDPILSGEKDIACVTCHLPNRGYADGIDLSIGVGGKGQGPDRSDFSNGRIPLLGRNSQTIINVAYNGLISGSQKYDPMTAPMFWDGRRKSIEIQCIGPPTVFNIMLGDAYSSAVTYDSLVARLKKIPEYETLFSEAFGTPNSITKENIAKAIAAFERTIVSANSAYDRYVKGDRSALTDDEKLGLQLFYTKANCVTCHSGPMFSDYNYYNLGIAYNQKRPDPDKGVDNTFVFRTPSLRNIALTAPYMHDGVLQTLEEVMAHYARATSANSDITWIDPKIQPLNLSEKETAAIISFLRALTDDSYDREVLTRVPSGLKPGGN, encoded by the coding sequence ATGAGAGCAGTTCTCTGTTTTCTGTTGATCGCGGCCAGTGTCGCAGCATGTCGCGAGCATGTTGCTTCTGCCGATGAACGGATTGCCGAGTTTCAACTTGAAACACTTCCTGAAGTGATTCACCCAGCGGACAATCCAGTTACCCCATCAAAACGCCTTCTTGGCAAGCTCTTATTTTACGACCCGATTTTATCCGGCGAAAAGGACATCGCCTGTGTTACCTGTCATCTTCCCAATCGCGGCTACGCAGACGGCATCGACCTCTCAATAGGCGTTGGGGGGAAGGGGCAAGGTCCGGACCGCAGTGATTTTTCTAACGGGAGAATACCTCTTCTGGGTAGAAATTCACAAACGATTATCAATGTGGCATACAACGGATTGATCTCGGGCAGTCAGAAATATGATCCGATGACAGCTCCTATGTTTTGGGATGGCAGAAGGAAAAGCATAGAAATTCAATGTATCGGTCCGCCTACGGTTTTCAATATCATGCTCGGTGACGCCTATTCCTCTGCGGTGACTTATGACAGTTTAGTTGCTCGTTTGAAGAAGATACCTGAGTACGAAACACTTTTTTCAGAAGCGTTCGGGACACCCAATAGTATTACAAAAGAGAATATCGCCAAAGCTATTGCCGCCTTTGAAAGGACAATTGTCAGTGCAAACAGTGCATACGACAGGTACGTCAAAGGAGACAGGAGCGCATTGACTGATGATGAGAAATTGGGTCTTCAGCTCTTCTACACAAAGGCGAATTGCGTGACCTGCCATTCAGGCCCTATGTTTTCAGATTACAATTACTACAATCTCGGTATCGCCTACAATCAAAAAAGACCTGACCCCGACAAGGGAGTTGATAACACGTTTGTATTCAGAACTCCGTCACTTCGAAACATCGCACTAACGGCTCCTTATATGCATGACGGGGTGCTTCAAACACTGGAGGAGGTGATGGCACACTATGCACGTGCCACAAGCGCCAACTCCGACATAACATGGATTGACCCCAAGATTCAACCGCTTAATCTCAGTGAAAAGGAAACCGCGGCCATTATCTCATTTCTGCGAGCTCTTACGGATGACAGTTATGATCGGGAGGTGCTCACGCGTGTACCCAGCGGATTAAAACCAGGAGGGAACTAA
- a CDS encoding hydroxyglutarate oxidase has protein sequence MFEVTVIGGGIVGLATALQIQKSNPALRILLIEKEKELARHQTGNNSGVIHSGLYYKPGSLKATNCIRGYHLLLDFCRQNEIPFDLCGKIVVATEPNELPLLQNLFTRGQQNGLDGFKKLKKEELKEYEPHVNGLEGFFVPQTGIVDYTKVSLKYGEILTTNGATLKLGEKVTDIHSQSGSLEVITDKSNYPTKLVINCAGLYSDKVARLTVKNLNVKIIPFRGEYYKLKKEKEYLVRNLIYPVPDPNFPFLGVHFTRMAKGGVEAGPNAVLAFQREGYKKSDINLSELFESLAWPGFQKVAAKYWRTGMSEMYRSFSKAAFTKALQKLIPEIQESDLTEGGAGVRAQACSRDGGLVDDFLILEEKNVINVCNAPSPAATSSLAIGETVAALAMKRVS, from the coding sequence ATGTTTGAAGTAACCGTCATTGGTGGAGGCATTGTAGGTCTTGCCACCGCTTTACAAATTCAAAAGTCAAATCCCGCACTCCGAATCTTATTGATTGAAAAAGAAAAGGAATTAGCCCGGCATCAGACGGGTAATAACAGTGGTGTTATTCACTCGGGACTTTACTACAAACCAGGGAGTTTAAAAGCGACTAACTGCATCCGGGGTTATCATTTGCTCCTGGATTTTTGCAGGCAGAATGAAATTCCTTTTGATCTCTGCGGAAAAATTGTCGTTGCCACTGAGCCAAATGAATTACCCTTGCTTCAAAATCTTTTCACCCGGGGGCAACAAAATGGGCTGGATGGTTTCAAGAAACTTAAGAAAGAGGAGTTAAAGGAGTACGAACCTCATGTCAACGGACTCGAAGGTTTCTTTGTGCCGCAAACCGGCATCGTGGATTACACAAAAGTATCCTTAAAGTATGGAGAGATACTCACGACAAACGGAGCCACGTTGAAGCTCGGTGAGAAAGTAACTGACATCCATTCTCAATCGGGTTCACTCGAAGTTATTACTGATAAGTCGAACTATCCGACAAAGCTGGTTATCAATTGTGCCGGTTTGTATTCTGATAAGGTGGCACGACTTACCGTAAAGAATCTGAATGTGAAGATCATTCCATTCAGAGGAGAATACTATAAACTGAAAAAGGAGAAAGAGTACCTCGTCAGGAATCTGATTTACCCAGTGCCGGATCCAAACTTCCCCTTCCTTGGAGTGCATTTTACACGCATGGCGAAAGGCGGAGTTGAAGCAGGACCCAACGCTGTGCTCGCTTTTCAGCGTGAGGGGTATAAAAAATCGGATATCAATCTTTCCGAATTATTTGAATCGCTGGCGTGGCCCGGATTCCAAAAAGTGGCAGCCAAATACTGGCGTACCGGAATGAGTGAAATGTATCGTTCGTTTTCAAAAGCCGCATTTACAAAAGCTTTGCAAAAACTGATTCCTGAAATTCAGGAAAGTGATTTGACCGAGGGAGGTGCTGGTGTACGCGCGCAGGCGTGCAGTCGCGATGGCGGACTGGTTGACGATTTCCTTATTCTCGAAGAAAAGAATGTGATCAATGTTTGCAATGCTCCTTCTCCTGCTGCAACCTCTTCGTTAGCAATTGGCGAAACAGTGGCTGCACTCGCAATGAAGAGGGTAAGCTAA
- a CDS encoding class II glutamine amidotransferase, which yields MAYKGTPIIIDKLLYQPKNSLVNQSIHAREIEEPLNGDGFGVGWYVPELNFEPITFVSVNPAWSNRNLRNIAPKIKTDCLIAHVRAASVGDVSESNCHPFQYKNMLMAHNGGVEEFTKIKRHLRHPLSDELYNWIKGQTDSEHIFAFMLNELFKNHKIVSPEAVVDSFENTFRELKRLMAAHGIKEPAYLNMVVTNGLFLVGTRYCSDPKEEPLTLYHSEGSRYVVEDGVTRMEAPEDDDQAVLVVSEKLTDDPNWTMIPPNHFVIVEQTLNVRIRPIRD from the coding sequence ATGGCTTATAAGGGAACGCCAATCATTATCGACAAGCTTCTGTACCAACCCAAGAACTCATTGGTTAACCAGAGTATTCACGCCCGTGAAATCGAAGAACCGTTGAATGGTGACGGCTTTGGTGTCGGTTGGTACGTACCTGAACTCAATTTCGAGCCGATCACTTTTGTATCGGTCAACCCGGCCTGGAGCAATCGCAACCTGCGCAACATTGCCCCAAAAATCAAGACCGATTGCCTCATCGCCCATGTAAGAGCTGCAAGCGTGGGTGACGTCAGCGAAAGCAATTGCCATCCGTTTCAATATAAGAACATGCTCATGGCACACAACGGAGGCGTGGAGGAGTTTACGAAAATCAAACGGCACCTGCGCCACCCGCTTTCCGATGAACTTTACAATTGGATTAAAGGACAGACCGATTCAGAGCATATTTTTGCGTTCATGCTCAATGAACTATTCAAGAATCACAAAATTGTGAGTCCTGAAGCGGTGGTCGATTCATTTGAGAATACATTCCGGGAACTGAAGCGTTTGATGGCTGCTCACGGCATTAAAGAACCCGCGTACCTGAACATGGTTGTTACCAATGGTTTGTTCCTGGTGGGCACGCGCTATTGCAGTGATCCCAAAGAAGAGCCACTAACTCTTTACCACTCAGAAGGCAGTCGCTATGTAGTGGAAGACGGTGTCACACGCATGGAAGCCCCGGAAGATGACGATCAGGCTGTGTTGGTGGTTTCCGAAAAACTGACTGACGATCCTAACTGGACGATGATCCCTCCGAATCATTTTGTGATTGTTGAGCAAACCTTAAACGTACGCATCCGGCCTATCCGGGATTAA